Part of the Aquimarina sp. TRL1 genome, TCCGGCTTTTTTTATTCGTATGTTGCTATGAATTAGTTTCCTCCTTCTAATGCTTTAAGTTTGGTTTTTAACTCATCAGCCTTTGGATCATCCAATTGATAGAAAATATTCATTAATGTACGTAATGCCTCTACATTATCAGGATTTGCCTTTAGCGCTCCCTCTAGGTAAGGAACAGCTTCTCTATACACATCCTCTCTTTGTTTCTTAAGCACTTCATATCTCTTATAATCTTTACTAGAAGTACCTAACCCGTTCATTTCATCAACAATTTTCTTCTCTTTCCCTAGAATTACAGCTGCAACATTAACTTGCGCTGCTTCGTATCCTGGTTTTAAGTCAATTGCTTTTTTATAGTACTCAACAGCCTTATCATTATCTCCTAATCTAGAAGCGCTTACCCCTAGGTTATAGAATAAGTCTGGGTTTTCAGGGTCATTTTTAACGATTTCTTCCATGATCGACTTATACTTCGCTACATCTCCTAACTTGTAGTACATGTCAGCTTCTGCCTGCATCAAAGAAGCATCATTAGGGTTTTCTTTCTTCGCATTTGCCATTGCCTGCATTGCTTCTTCATTCTTCCCCTGACTTACATAAATCAAAACGATATTTTTTGCAATTTCTCCTCTTTTTGAATCAGTTTTTTTCGTCTTAGGATTAATAAAGTCTCCTGTTTTTACAGAAATATCTCGCATATTCTTAGCAGGAAATGCTTCTTCTTTTCCTGTTTTCTTATTTGTAGCTACATATTGTGTCTGAATTCCTGTAAAATTAAGGTCTATTAATTTGTTATAATACGTTAATGCTGTATCATATTCTTTTGCATTCACAGCATTAGAAGCAGCATAATATAGGTATAATGTATCTGCCGGATTAGTTTTAAACCCTAAATACAATTTTTTTGCAGCAGCCGAATGATCTTTTGCATTTTGATCTTTAATCGCATTTTCGATTAAGGCTTGACGCAATTTAACCAATGCTTCATTAGCTACAGGAGTATACTTACTACTTCCTGATGCTTTCTCAATTTCCATTGCTTTGTTATATGCATTTGCTGCACTTTCAATTTTTTCCAAAGCCCCATTAGCTGTTGCCGAAGCAACTTGCCCCTTTAACAAATAGTATTGCGCTTTGTACTTATCAGCTGCAGCTTCTATCAATCCTTCTGCAGATTTTAAAGCTTGACTAGCAGCTTCTAAATTACCCGATTTAATAGCTTTGGTCGCTTCTTTCAATTCTTGCTTTTGCGCAAACCCTACTGCTCCAATCGCTAAAAAATACGCTACAATAAGTTTATTTTTCATTTTCTTTCTTTTTATGGGATTTAGTTTTAGTAAATTACTCAGTTGCACTATCAATATTCGTGCCATTTTCTTTGTTTTCAATATTTTCTTCCTGCTCTTCGTTTTCATCATCTACATCTTCCTCATCATGCATCACTTTTGCTACCGCTGCAATCGCATCTTTTCCTTTGAGGTTGATCAAACGCACTCCTTGAGTGGCACGCCCCATCACTCTTAATCCTTCTACCTCTAAACGAATAGCAATTCCTGATTTATTAATAATCATTAAATCATCATCATCTGTTACATTTTTTATCGATACCAAGTTACCTGTTTTATCAGTTACAGAAATGGTCTTCACTCCCTTTCCTCCTCGGTTTGTAATTCTATAATCTTCTAACTTAGAACGTTTTCCATATCCATTTTCCGACACTACTAGTATATTACTATCCATATCGTTTACAGCGACCATTCCAATTACTTCATCATTTTCATCTGCTAAGCGAATTCCTCTTACTCCAGATGCTCCACGTCCCATTGGTCTTGTTTTCTCTTCTTCGAATCGGATCGCTTTTCCAGAGCGAACTGCCAACATCACCTGACTCATTCCATTAGTCAGCTTTGCTTCCAGCAATTCATCCCCTTCTTTTATGGTAATTGCATTAATTCCATTGGTTCTTGGCCTAGAATACTGTTCTAAAGAAGTTTTCTTTACTTGTCCTTTTTTTGTAGCCATGATCACAAAATGAGAATTTATATACTCTTCATCTTTTAGATCTTTCGTACAAATAAATGCCTTTACCTTATCATCAGAATCAATATTAATAAGGTTCTGAATTGCTCTACCTTTAGAAGTTTTACTTCCTTCAGGTATTTCGAATACCCGCATCCAGAAACATTTTCCTTTCTGTGTAAAGAACAACATATATTGATGATTTGTTCCTACAAAAAGGTGCTCTAAGAAATCTTCATTTCTAGTCGTACTTCCTTTCTGCCCTACTCCTCCTCTATTTTGTCGTTTGTATTCATTAAGAGAAGTTCTTTTGATATATCCAGCATGAGAAATTGTGATTACCACTTTTTCATCCGGAATCATATCTTCTATACTAAGATCTCCACCGGCATATTCTATCTGTGATCTACGTCCATCTCCATACTTTTCTTTTACTTCAATCAGTTCTTCTTTAATGATATCCATTCTACGACTTTCTGTCGCTAAGATATCTTTAAGATCTTCGATTGTTTTCATCAATTCTTCAAACTCCGCTCTCAATTTATCTTGCTCCAGTCCTGTTAGCTGACGCAATCGCATTTCTACAATTGCCCTTGCCTGAATTTCTGTTAGACCAAATCGCTCGATAAGCTTTGCACGTGCTTCATCTGCATTGGATGATGACCTGATTAACGCTATTACTTCATCTATATTATCCGAAGCAATGATTAATCCTTCTAAAATATGAGCCCGTTCTTCTGCTTTTCTCAACTCATATTTTGTTCTCCTTATTACTACTTCATGTCTGTGATCAACAAAATGATGAATCATCTCTTTGACATTCAATAGTTTTGGACGCCCATTAACCAGGGCTATATTATTAACACTAAAAGATGATTGTAGCGCTGTATATTTATATAATAAATTAAGGACAATATTAGGAATTGCATCTTTCTTTAATATATACACAATTCGCATTCCTTTTCTATCCGATTCATCGCGAATCGACGAAATACCATCAATTTTTTTATCATTAACCAGATCAGCAGTTTTTTTAATCATTTCTGCCTTGTTTACCTGATATGGTATTTCTGTAACGATAATACATTCTCTTCCATTCACCTCTTCAAAACTGGCTTTCCCGCGAATTACAACACGACCTTTTCCTGTTTTGAAGGCTTCTCTTACACCGTCATATCCATATATAATACCTCCTGTAGGAAAATCAGGAGCTTTTATATGCTGTATCAATTCATCAATCTCAATATCATTATTATTGATATACTCTATGGTACC contains:
- a CDS encoding tetratricopeptide repeat protein, which gives rise to MKNKLIVAYFLAIGAVGFAQKQELKEATKAIKSGNLEAASQALKSAEGLIEAAADKYKAQYYLLKGQVASATANGALEKIESAANAYNKAMEIEKASGSSKYTPVANEALVKLRQALIENAIKDQNAKDHSAAAKKLYLGFKTNPADTLYLYYAASNAVNAKEYDTALTYYNKLIDLNFTGIQTQYVATNKKTGKEEAFPAKNMRDISVKTGDFINPKTKKTDSKRGEIAKNIVLIYVSQGKNEEAMQAMANAKKENPNDASLMQAEADMYYKLGDVAKYKSIMEEIVKNDPENPDLFYNLGVSASRLGDNDKAVEYYKKAIDLKPGYEAAQVNVAAVILGKEKKIVDEMNGLGTSSKDYKRYEVLKKQREDVYREAVPYLEGALKANPDNVEALRTLMNIFYQLDDPKADELKTKLKALEGGN
- the gyrA gene encoding DNA gyrase subunit A, whose amino-acid sequence is MAEGEKLIPINIEDQMKSAYIDYSMSVIVSRALPDVRDGLKPVHRRVLYGMYELGVRANSAHKKSARIVGEVLGKYHPHGDSSVYDTMVRMAQEWSLRYMLVDGQGNFGSVDGDSPAAMRYTEARMRKISEDMLADIEKDTVDHAFNFDDTLQEPTVLPTRVPGLLINGASGIAVGMATNMPPHNLSEVVDGTIEYINNNDIEIDELIQHIKAPDFPTGGIIYGYDGVREAFKTGKGRVVIRGKASFEEVNGRECIIVTEIPYQVNKAEMIKKTADLVNDKKIDGISSIRDESDRKGMRIVYILKKDAIPNIVLNLLYKYTALQSSFSVNNIALVNGRPKLLNVKEMIHHFVDHRHEVVIRRTKYELRKAEERAHILEGLIIASDNIDEVIALIRSSSNADEARAKLIERFGLTEIQARAIVEMRLRQLTGLEQDKLRAEFEELMKTIEDLKDILATESRRMDIIKEELIEVKEKYGDGRRSQIEYAGGDLSIEDMIPDEKVVITISHAGYIKRTSLNEYKRQNRGGVGQKGSTTRNEDFLEHLFVGTNHQYMLFFTQKGKCFWMRVFEIPEGSKTSKGRAIQNLINIDSDDKVKAFICTKDLKDEEYINSHFVIMATKKGQVKKTSLEQYSRPRTNGINAITIKEGDELLEAKLTNGMSQVMLAVRSGKAIRFEEEKTRPMGRGASGVRGIRLADENDEVIGMVAVNDMDSNILVVSENGYGKRSKLEDYRITNRGGKGVKTISVTDKTGNLVSIKNVTDDDDLMIINKSGIAIRLEVEGLRVMGRATQGVRLINLKGKDAIAAVAKVMHDEEDVDDENEEQEENIENKENGTNIDSATE